DNA from Apostichopus japonicus isolate 1M-3 chromosome 15, ASM3797524v1, whole genome shotgun sequence:
AACATAGTCTTGCATCTATTTCCGAACAAACTATTAGGAAAACCAGTAGATAATAACTTCTCCATGTTGGATTCAAAACATCTTACTTACGTTAAAATGTAATTAGCTGCAATTGTAAGCGTTAGCAGTGTCGATTTGTTTGCAGATTTTATTCATGACTAGAAGGCTATTAAATGATAGGCTTTTACCAGGAATGTAGTACATGAAAATTAATTCACTATGacagaagaaagaagaaatcaGGAAAGCGTATCCATGGAAtctcaggcatgagctttttccgcaaattcgcggaatatctgtgatttcttttctaccttggggacaaaaactattatcctaacacactatagcatacgcaaactggagcctataccgcaatttttgcaaagttcccgtgatttattttttatcccGGCTCATCCCTAATGGATACAACAAGATTTATCATTATCGGCAAGAACtttaaaaacattcaattttGCCATACGGCAAGTGACAATAGTCTGATTTATTTACAGCTTTTAACACATCGATGGGAAACTATATAGACACATTCAGTCATTCTTTACATCAAATGTTTTTTCTGAGATGTAATAAGAATGACATCATCAAATTATAAAAGAGGCAACTCAAAGATGGCTGCCATATCTACTATagttaaatatacatttttgcTACACTAAACTTGTAAGTATCCATGACAcacaatgttttcaaaaacaGGACATTAAATAGTACTACCACAATTACACTAGGATGTTTGCCTCATTTCATAATACAAAAAACCCCCCAAAATTTTAAAGTCTTCCGGAAGTGAAATGAAAACATATGCCATACAAACTCTTTTTAATACATTTCCAAGGTTCCATCTTGACCCATAGCTGGCCTCAGCATGCTGTACAGTCGACTCATTTCTCGGACAGTGATAATTCCAGAATCTTTTGAAGTTCTTCCTCTTCCTGCTTCCTAAGTTGTTCCTCCTGTTTCAGTTGGTCTTGTGACATCGCTAAGGCTAACCTTAGGTCCTCATCCGTGCTGGGTCCCACCAGTCCCACAGGTGACGGTAGAGGAGGTAATTGGCGGTTCTGTACAGAAGTGGATTCTTCTGTGGAAGGATTCCCCTGTACTTGATTGGGAATATTGCCGTTGGCTGTTTGTGCGAAGATGCTCTCTTGTATGGCTCTGTAAAGTTAGTAAGATCATGAATAGAACAATAATCAACATTGGCAAAATCTGTTTTGCTGCATGTTCAATGCAAACTTTCGGatgcctaaaaaaaaaaaaaaaaaaaaaacagagctAAACCCCTCCCagtggttacttgcctttaaatacattacatatgcggcacaagagtagtttgcaagctaaCCCTGGCTGAAGTTCATACTGCAGATGGAGAGTAGTTTAAATCTAAATAGAGTCAGTGCTGATATGGTAACATATGGAATtttttcaaatgacctttgacctcaacccaAAACAATGGGGTTCTTGTACAAAAATGAGACCTGCAGAGGTTACCTACTTtgagatattatgtttacaaggtaGGACAttacataaacatacatacacacacacacgccaagttgactTCCTAGGTTACTAATTGCCCTGTCTTATAGCAAGTAACCAATTCAAATATAATTATTCACTTTTAAGAAAACAAGTAAGGTATACTAATTGACAAAATCTACAAGGAAAGCAAAACATGACAAAATGCCATCAACTAGCATCCAAAAAATTGGAATATGAGAAACCTGAATGTCCTGAGAACCAGAAAGCCAAACAACCTAATTGCTTTTGTAGCacttgaaaacatttaaatagGCGATTGCACACAACATTGTCCATTTTTTACTATTGTTACCAGCAAGATGCTTGTTCGCATGTTGATCAAATAACAAGGCCCCCCTGCTTACTTTTCTTCTGCAGTTTTTTGTTCTTACAAGTCGTTTAGATTTCCACCACTATTGGCCGCAATCAATTTCAACAGGGTTTGTGTACTCAAAAAGGGGAacttcataccaagtatgaacaaCAGCCAAGATGTAATATTTGGgttatcgtgattacaagcaagtgtcccatacacatacacacacaaccTCACCAGTGCATAGATAAATTTTGCTTTCAACAACGAATGAAAAATGTAGAGACTACAGAATACTTGAAAATCTTATATTCAGTTTATCAgtgagaaataaataaatgcaaagTGTGATCTACTTCTCTGACCAAATGATGGTATCCTTTCTCTCTAACATTTACTTTTCAGATCAGAAAGTTTGTAAAATCTCAATACCAGTTTAAAAATGGCTGTTTTACCTTTCAAGCATTTCTTCTTCAGTCAGAAAGTTATTTCCATGGACCATGTAGTCTCCCTATGGATGAAATTATAAATGGCATAGATCACTATTTATAGGGATTCAGATAAACACAAGAATGGCACATGATAAATGTATGGACTAACATAACACTAGGCTAGGTTCACTGCATAGCtgcaacaataacaattacaaaCTATGACTTAATGCAACACTAACTGGCTGATAAGATAGACAATGGAAGAGCACTATTCATAGGGAATCAGATAAACACAAGAATGTCACATGATAAATGTATGGACTAACATAACACTAGGCTAGGTTCTCTGCATAGCtgcaacaataacaattacaaaTTATGACTATGCAACACTGCCTGGTTCATAAGATATACAATGTAAGAGCACTATTCATAGAGATTCTGATTAACACAAGAATGTCACATGATAAATGTATGGACTAACATAACACTAGGCTAGGTTCTCTGCATAGCtgcaacaataacaattacaaaCTATGACTTGATGCAACAGTAACTGGCTGATAAGATAGACAATGGAAGAGCACTATTCATAGGGAATCAGATAAACACAAGAATGTCACATGATAAATGTATGGACTAACATAACACTAGGCTAGGTTCTCTGCATAGCtgcaacaataacaattacaaaTTATGACTATGCAACACTGCCTGGTTCATAAGATATACAATGGAAGAGCAATATTCATAGAGATTCTGATTAACACAAGAATGTCACATGATAAATGTATGGACTAACATAATAACTAGGTTAGGTTCTCTGCGTAGCTGAAACAATAAAAGTACAAATTATGACAATGCAACACTGCCTGGTTCATAAGATAGACAATGGAAGAGCACTATTCATAGGGAATCAGATAAACACAAGAATGTCACATGATAAATGTATGGACTAACATAATAACTAGGCTAGGTTCTCTGCGTAGCTGAAACAATAAAAGTACAAATTATGACAATGCAACACTAACTGGTTCATAAGATAGACAATGGAAGAGCACTATTCATAGGGAATCAGATAAACACAAGAATGTCACATGATAAATGTATGGACTAACATAATCACTAGGCTAGGTTCTCTGCATAGCTAACAATTACAAATTATGACTATGCAACACTGCCTGGTTCATAAGATAGACAATGGAAGAAAAAACCTTATATAATGGTGTagaatgttttgtttcatgatAATACATGCAActtaattttcaaaacatttctgtatGGGACAATTCCAATCCATTAAGTCGTATGATCACACTACTTGTACCCATAAGAAAGTATTGTGATTTAAAACTATCATTAAGTTCGGGAAAGACTGACTCAATATGATGTAAAAATGAGACTGCTGCTGCTAATAAAAAGTATTAGAGGATATTGTTAAGGATAACAGCTGGACAAGTAAAAAAGGTTAGGAGGTGTTTATTCTTACCGAATCTTGGCTTCCTCCTTCCACCTGACTCCTGAGAATAGCCATCTGAAGAAGTTCGTCGTCGCTGTAACGGACTCTCTGTTGAGAGCCAGCCTGCGTGTGGACGTAGTTTTCAGGAATATCAAACACATCACTTTCTACCACGCAAGTAGAGAGTGGTGCTTTCATCATGGGCGTTGCCGTATTTTCTTCAGCCGAGGCATCATCTTGGTCTCCATTTTCCTCCGCATTCTTGGAGAGATCTTCCATAACGATATTAGACACTCCCTTAACAGGGGTATCACAGGTATTCAGATTGCCAAAGGTGACGCAAGCATTTAAAATGTGAAAGAGTGGTATCTCTGTGGGAAAAAACAGAAAGGTTagaaaagttaaagaaaattacaacataaatttgttaaacCAATACTCATGGTTCTATTCAGCTTCAACATAGTTGGACACGTCAAACGGAAATGATGTGTTACCACGAAAGAAATAATCTAAGGTAAATGAAATGACAAACGAAAGAAACACCAATGTTATGTTAATTCTTGCCGAACATGCAGAAAGGAACCTGTTATATGCAAACCACTAAATAAAAGTTTGTACGTATAAGGATATAAATTATTATAGGACCATTTTATTGGGTAGCATAGCAAGTGTCATTTACATAACTATCAGAGCAGAAGGCAAAGAATTTCAAACTATTTTACGCAACCCTTCCATTTCTTTGAGACTTTTTTCGCTTGAAGCAACACAAACATAATAACAAGAAATGAACATAAGAGGCTAAGAGCCATTTGTTAAATGCTAACTATACAAAAGCCAAAAGCATATCAAACTTTCTATGTAAAGCAAAGATGGCAGAAAATTTCAATCCAATTACAAAACTTTCAATGTGTTTGAGTTTTCATCATTGTACCAACATGGACTGAACTAAAACAATgagcgcaaaaaaaaaaaaaatgaaaacacaagCAAGTCAGCTGCCATCTGTTCAAGCCTCTTACTACACAAAAGTAAAAAGAATACAACAATTTCTCTTCAAAgagatattaataaatatatgatcattttatgGACAGGAGTCACAACTTGCAATATCACTACAGATGACACGGCATTtctaaatatttacaaaagccCCTCTCATTTCTTTGAGACTATTTCAATGCAGCAACATTTCAACTAAAAGCTTTTCAAGTTCTTCTTTTGTCTTACATATTGACTTATCAAGTTTCATATCAATTGTTTCTATTCACTATAAACGTGAGTTGACGGTTGCTtgcattttgaatatatatacgATGAAAGGGCGTCCTAAATACTCAATGAGTTAAAGATAGATTTGACTAGGGTAGAAGGGTTTCCTGATGTAATGAATACtttaaaatgaaacatgaaaattcCACCCACTGACTTCAGCCATCAACAGAGACATGTTCTCAGTTACTATACAAGTAGTTCATATAACACTAATCCAATCAGGGTAACCATGGCTCAAATACAAAGATATGGGAcaaatgattattattttgaaataaatagtCACCGCATTTCCCAGAAATCATCAATGGGGAATTTTCATTTGAGAGGCACTATTTTTGTTACACAGGTAGTAGGCACAGTTCCAAATAACGACAATACATCATAACACAAAACAACTGTTTATTACGTCCTAATTAGAGCCATACTGCCAAAAATTACCCCACGCCCTCCTCCCACACCTGGTCCCTTGGAAATGACTTttagtaccccccccccacttaaaGTGAGCTTGGTGCTTCAGCCTCAGAATATGGAATCAAACATTCTTCTCCATATCTCAGCATGAGGTTGTGGATGGTGCAGTACGTCTGTAAAGTGGCTCCACATAGGAAAACACTCATAACTAATATGATTCAACTTTGCAACAAATTTCTCTATAATGAATACAAAGGGCATTGTGGTCAAATGgctaaggcagtggacttgtgatctaaggcttgcaggtagagtcctggccagatcattacattgtgtccttgggcaaggcactttatctccaatACATCTCTCTTCATTGAGGTATGTATATGGGCTCTGCTAGGTGACTTGCAATCATACTTGCATATggcggtttgtggctgcaccttATGGGAAGTCCCCTAGGGGCCAGGTCAATGTGGAGTGCACTGTAGGGTCGTGGAGGGGACTGTCTGAATCTTGAACACTTGGGTTGGTGTGACAAGTTATCAAAATCCAGGGGTTTATTTGTTGTGAAGTTGTGTGAAAAGGCCTTGCCTTGATACAAGGCTGTAAAGCCTTAAACTTTAACATTTTAGCTATGCTGTGCTGTGCTGTGCTGTGAGGAATGAAATAATTCTCATCTCCGAATGTGGTTTCATTAAAGTGACTTCTAAAGCTCCTTTCACAAAAGCAGACATCGTTGAAAAACTATTTTCTAGTCACAGGTAATaagtatctttttttttatataatcgaatcaataaaaaaaaaaaaacggactTGACAAACCTATCTTAATTGGGAAACCGGCAGGAAGTTGTAACATGATGAAATCCCTCAGTTTGGCAAAATGGGCGTTACTAATTGCCATCAAGTCGATGATGGGTAAAACTTGCTCTTGCATTGAAAGAGGGTGATTCTCACTCAGCCAGAGGGTGGCACGGAACTTCTGAATCTTACTGGAGACCTCCTTTGGCCTACCCACATCCCTATTTTCTAATACTATGTGCTTGTTAAAGTATTCTTCTGGTTTGATTGCAGTTGGATTGGTAAACGTTGCTTCTTCGTTGACAACAGGCTGctgtaaataatgaaaaaaaagaaatgaaatgtgaGGGAAAAACCAGAATAAGGAGTGGATGGACACAGTATTTTAAATagacaaaatattattataaaattgaataaTGCCTTAAGGGAAATGCTTATTGCTCACAATTATTTGATATTTCAGGTTAGATTGAAGAATCCCAAGGATAAGGAAGCCTTCAGTAGATAATTTGATGATGTGATGGTTGTTGATGAAACAAGCCTTCCCCTTCCAATGAGTGTTCAGAGAGTTACGGGGCAGACACAAATAATTGCACCTATTCCTGCTCGCAAAGTACAACTCAACTTCATCATCTTATGAACGAGAGTGAATCTCAGCAACCCGTCATTTCTCAGATACATCAGGAGGTGAAAGCACCCATCACTAAAGGTGTAGCCAAGGGGAAGGAGGTCGTATCAAAACCATTGACAAAACAGAGCAAAACTTAATTTCCCAAATCAGATATAAAAAATCTCCCAGAAGACCCTGCTCCACAACACTGTACAGCTGCATGTAACTTTGAATAGGGTCAAAATAATCTGGTTCCTGGTAGGCCTAATCATTATTGGGCAGGCACTCTAACCATAACATCATGTCTTCACACCCTTCATTTGTCTAATTTAGAGCTCACCAATGTTCTGGAAATAATTTTTCTTGTAAAGTACCTCCAGGAATATCACTTTTTAAAAACTGTTAAGTGAATTTTAGCACTGTAGATACTTTTTGGGGCAATACCGCATGAAGAATTTTTTTCAGCTCTTGAGCTAATATAAGAAAACTTGGGTACTCACTTCCTCCGGCTTCTCTTCATGCTGCTCGGCTGCTCCTAACAGTGACTGCAGCGGAGAAGCAAAAGGTGCTCCATCAGCTGTTTGAATGCAAAATCATAAAGAAACAAATCTggaatattgtttgtttaaaaatatttgaaagactaAAAAACATGGACTAGGAAATTGAAAAATAACCCTTACGCCACTCATTCAAACtagatttaacatttatttgcTCTTTGAAATCATTTTCTGTAACAAAACATCTGCATCACTTAGAAAGAATGATAAACAGGTCAAAGTGATTTTCACAGTGTTGATGTTATAACCTCATAACATTATCTCAAACTCTCTACTTTCCTTTTGCTGGACAAGATTCTCTTTATTTTCAGACAGGAAATTTCAACAAAACCGACAATTTTGTTCTTGCAATTACTTTCAGTTTTAGGTTACattcaaaacatttaaactttTAATGATCGTTCTTCGGTCATAATAAACTTTTAATGATCGTTCTTCTATCAACAAGTTATGTACTGTGTCTGTATTATGAGACATAGTTTGGTGTATGTACAAGGTCATGTAAAGTTTGAGGTTATTATTAGTAACTTTATTCCTAGCATTGGTTGGCAGCCCGCCAGAATCcgtagttgttgttgttgttagaatCTACCAGTTGTTCCATTTGCGAATACATAAAGACCGATACAGATGTATACATGGGTAAATTGAGACATACAAGAGGAACTTGCAGCCTATACTATGTTGTACTTTACTATGCTATACTGTTCTCTACAGAAAGCCCTCATGCATGCGTTAAAAAGGTATGGTATAATGCCTATAAAAAGGGTGAAATAATTCCCGAAAGTGCCTCAAATTACAAACTTGATGTTTCCTTCATTAACTGTATCAATTTTAGCCATTTTCATTGAGGTTGTGTAGATTAAGTTTGCATTTACAATTTGACTTTGAACCCGGCAACTACATGAGTCAATCAGTGTAGCTACATGTACCCAACATTTGGGAACATGCAAACTTACTGTACACCACCATACATACCGTACTCTACTGAAAGCCTGTTAGGCTAGTGTTAGGCTATGTCAATGTATAAAGCAATTGAAATCTATTATTAAAACTTGTTTACTACTATAACTATAGCACATACCTTTGTTTCTTTCCTTGTCTTCTTTGGTCAAATGTTCCGTCCTTGTTTTGGTCACTAGTTGAACATTTGATGCGCTGAAAACCTTGCATTCGTAATCATTTATAACCTCCACTTTATCGTGTCTCCATCCCCATATACCAGCCTTACTTCTGCAGATGACAAAATGTACATGCGTCTTAAGCAGCAAGTAACGTATATAAATAGTAGAATGCACGCAGAATAGGTGAAGgaatacataaatgaaaacacCTAGTACACTGACTTCTGACTGAAaatgaaaccattttttttGCTTTACAGATGTATGATAGTGGTATGATTCTAACAATTTGATTGGATTCTGACCATTTGGTTGCCCAGACACAAAggtaatatgtaatatttgcaactttaaattaatttcttGAACTGAAACAAGACTAGTCAAGCTAATGAGATCCATAGTTAtgatattttataattattttgtatcaaaattaattgaaatagGTGCTTCAAATGCAAATCAATTCAAATATTCTGATAGGATGATTCAGCCATTCATTCTTACATCTCTACAACATGTTAGATAACAATAATGTCCGACCTCTAACTCAGAATTGGCTACTTAATTTTGCCTGGTTTCATGTCTTATGTCCCACTTCTTTGGTTTCTTaaatataatttcaaaacaaaattagaaaaccACAATTCTTGTACTAGGTCAATCAAAGACATTGGCTTGAGTCAAGCAATTTTGTGGGAACCGACACAGAAATTGAGTTACTCATCAAACCACCCCTTGGGCCCTATTACTATTACACATCACAGGTGAAAAAACAGTACTTGTGTTCCTGAGAATTACTTTgacaaattatgtaaaatagATTTTGAATAATCCAATGTCAGagatcttttcaatttttttaccTGCTGAATTCAATTTTATCTGTATCTATGTAAGTTGTGGTGATGGGTGATGTGAGCCTTGCAGCAATAGCATCTTCTGACTAGATTTTAAATAATCCAACGTCAGagatcttttcaatttttttaccTGCTGAATTCAATTTTATCTGTATCTATGTAAGTTGTGGTGATGGGTGATGTGAGCCTTGCAGCAATAGCATCTTCTGAGGGTGTCATTCTGGCCAGGTCATGGTATGGTTGGACTTCCAGTACCTCGGAGAAAGCCATTTCTGCGTCATGATCGATCTCTATGAACTGAAATTTATTATCTTCTGAGGGAGAACAGTGGAGGAAAAATTAAGACAACTGTTGCAACTTTTGTGAAGTTTAGAAAGAATTTACTAGTAGTGAtgtcaatatttaaatacaatCTTGAAATTCTGAATGAACACAATTATACCAATTATGCGCCAAAATAATCTAAAAAGTACCTCCAACTTCAACTTTCAAGGGATATAGAGGTTTGTTAGAATAATAACCAAACTCAACTGATGAAAAAAAACTGAGCTGGGTTGACTACcttgagaaaaacaaatttccaaatCTTTAACAGCAATACTTTCCTGACAAAAGTGAAGTGTGTAAATGAAACCACTGAAACtaaaaaaacatgttcattCACTGTTAGCTAGTTAACTCTCACAATCCAATTATTACATTATTCATTAAAATCAACCAATCATCAAGTAGCAGGtatgttaccatggtgactGTAAGAGTTCAATATAGTCATTACTGCAgccattttctttcaatattacAGAAGTTGGAATCCCATATTTTTTTCAGGGTTAAATACATACATCCCTATTTACCGTAATCCACACAAAGTACGGAAAAAAACCGTACTAGTTGGCAGCTCTGTACTACAATATTACTTGCGAGGAAACGTTGATAATCATTGCACACACGGCACCCTTTTGACCATGCTTGAACACTAACTTCTCATTATCAACCATTATCAACCATAATCAAACATAATCAACCATTATCAACTATTTGTATAATCACTTACATATTCATAGTTTACAAAAATCATACTCAACTATAACTACGGTATCTAGGGCAACTTACCGTGGTTCCTGAAAATGTAGCTCCTGTTGCCACGAATCCAGTTCATATTGTCGAACCCGATCAACGTCGTGTCTATTCTTACATTTGGTCCACTCTTGTACACTTTGTAAGTATCATGTGGACACAGTCTGGACATCAGAGGAACTAAAGACCAAAAGTAATCAGGTCAGTTTGTCAGTTTGAGTTTTTTTTGGAATTTTGGAGAAAGAGAAGTGCATGCTTGACATTCTTCCTCCCTTACTATTGAAGGTGTTCTCTTAGAAAAAGTCCTCAAATTCAGAGCTGTTAAATTGTGGCTGGCAAATATTTCCAACTTTCCATTTGATCTAACTAAGACACTTACCTTGACTTTCCCACCTATAGAAAGCTTACTGAGTATTACATAATGATAAAAGAACTTGAATCAAATCCTCAGCATTGTGTCGGGACACTTTCCACAGTagcacagagaacacagttaaaTACTGCACACATGAATAATTCAAAGTTTTCTCTTTTCACTtcacttttaaaaataaaacttggCTTGTCAAGCTAATGATCTCTAATGTTCAAATTTGAGTATAAAACAGGGCCAACAAATTAATCAAaaccaaataataaaaaattgctGAAAGCACAACTGGTAGATAGTGGGTGGTttgggaggggagtgggggagggggcttgtCACGGAGAATACAATCAAATGCATATTAGCATCAATTATGGTTCTGGTAATAATTCATAACATAGGCTCTGTTTAGCAGTGTGCCATAACTAAAACTGCAACATTTCCttgacaaacaaaaacaaaaaacactttTGAGGCGGCTTTAGGAAAATGTAACGATCACTGTAAGTACAGATACAAGACTCACCCCAACTAGTGAACTCCCATTTCATTTCAACATAGAAATCTGGTGcctaaagaaaagaaagagttaAATCAGTCATTATTAAGCAAACATACACTCCAGTATATAAAGTGAACATTTTCATCGGTTTGGCAAAAGACAGAAAATAGCCACGTTGTTGACGTATGCTGTCTATACGCATTAATCTATTTGAGTTATTTGTATAGGAAGTTTAAAGATAGACTCAATACATAACATGGGACATGACTAAAGATAGAAACCAAAAGCTCAGCAAATGTTTTTACACTTTCAGTCGTGGGGATCTTTTAGAGACAAGAACCACAAACTAATTGATTGCTTTGACCAAAGGGACTTTCATTTCATATGTAGGCATGGAAATTAGGACGGGAGTGTCCAAGTTCAATCAAAATACATTCATTTTAGAGTTATGCTCAGAAGGCTATGgggaaaaaacacacacacacgacaaagaaaaagagagtggggggagggggggggggacttaatacagatacagtaatattactaacCTATATATGCATGCAAacagtattttcttttttattactGAAGCACAACTGCATACTTCCCTTTTGAGatgataacatttaaaattGACCATATTTTGTACCAAACATGAACTTGAAACCTACTGTACGTTGCAAACAGACAATTTGAGTTACCATTAGCTTAAAACGCTACATACATgtaagaaataaatacaaatttattGAAATCATTACTTTCTCTCATTAGTCAAAACCAAATTTATTCTCAAACCatcctaattttttttcttcagttttatGAAACTGCAAAATCTGAGCTCTGATTAACGAAGGTTTACCTGTCTTAGTTTTTCTAACAGCTCTGGAATACCACCAATTCTGGATGCTGCTCTCTGAAAATCACGATGTTGTAAGATGAGCTGCACAAGTTCTGGATCGCCGGTACTAATTGCCTCTTGAACAACTAAAGATAAAAAAATCCATGAGACAACAACCATATGGGTGATTCCTTGCCAGTGTTTTCTCTTGTGTATCAGTTAccctgttgacctcaagtgacctttgaatTTCCCCAGATTACAATGGGGTCCTTTTACTTTTCAATTCAAGGTTGATCACCATGTCAAGTACGGTAAGTGCACGGTTAACCCAAACTGAAGCTTCTAAGGTTCAACAAAGCTAAAATGCACTTATTGGCCTTTAATACTACTGTATGCCAAAAGAAATTGCAGAATTGTGTTGTCTaaatctttgacctccaccagaAATAACAAACTAATACTAACAGGAAGGAGAAGATGCAAATCTAGCATAAAGTTAAACCAAGTTGTACTTTTCCCAGACAGCAACAATGCTTACAAACCAAGGAATCATGTGACATTTACTTACATCACTCATAACCAAAATAGATCCTTTTGTCTCTGATAAGGAATGAAACACCAGTTCATAccaattacaaatgcactgtacaactatttaaatattcatcacTCAAACAGTTGCAATTTTCCTCATCAGTTTTACCTAACCATTGAACACAGACACTTCATGGAACAAGCAATGAATGATTCTGAACTTTtccaaattgtttaaaaaaatattccatTATAAAATAGGCAAGGACTAGGAAGTGCTTAGTCAAGAGAAAACAGCTATACGTACAGCAAGGGGAGATTATGCTGGTCTGACTTGTCAGACTCATGTATGAATCCTTTTACCTGCTACCAACTACCTTCCCCCTGCTCtctcccccacccttcccccaccaTTTGAACTCAATGATTTCAAATAAGGTTACTTATATACTAGAGTCAGTGTATTCCAATTCACTTCTGATGTACTAGTACATGAGTATGATGAATTCAAAAGAGTTTATGATGCCAAAGAAAGCAGCTCATACTTTTCTCCAATCTTGTAAACGTGTTCAACGGTAACAATGCCTAGTCTGTGATGAAAATCAAAATTCCATGAGAGAGGCAATGTGAGGAAGGCTTGAAGTATGAACGCCAAACCATGTTTGCTAGATCTACAGTAAAATCTATCCAGTCTTAGAATCCCATCGATGATATTATCATATTACACAGGTTTCATAAATCAAAAACAACTATTAAAAGACTTATCACATACCATTCCAGCCTTTCTTGTTTTCAATATTAACGTCAGCATTGAACTGAAGAAGTACTTTGACACTCTCTAAGTGACCCAATGTAACTGCCAAGTGAAGAGGCGTCCTTCCTCTAGGTCCAATCTCATTCAGGTCATGCTGTTagcaaaggaaaacaaagacaatttttGACATTTAGCATTTCGATGTTTCAACACTTGTTTCAACGCTTGCTGTACATACGGCAGCTCAAACAAATATCAA
Protein-coding regions in this window:
- the LOC139980460 gene encoding ankyrin repeat domain-containing protein 13D-like isoform X2, which gives rise to MGKFMEEFPLHWHVWHNEVTELRKELARLEHDLNEIGPRGRTPLHLAVTLGHLESVKVLLQFNADVNIENKKGWNVVQEAISTGDPELVQLILQHRDFQRAASRIGGIPELLEKLRQAPDFYVEMKWEFTSWVPLMSRLCPHDTYKVYKSGPNVRIDTTLIGFDNMNWIRGNRSYIFRNHDNKFQFIEIDHDAEMAFSEVLEVQPYHDLARMTPSEDAIAARLTSPITTTYIDTDKIEFSRSKAGIWGWRHDKVEVINDYECKVFSASNVQLVTKTRTEHLTKEDKERNKADGAPFASPLQSLLGAAEQHEEKPEEQPVVNEEATFTNPTAIKPEEYFNKHIVLENRDVGRPKEVSSKIQKFRATLWLSENHPLSMQEQVLPIIDLMAISNAHFAKLRDFIMLQLPAGFPIKIEIPLFHILNACVTFGNLNTCDTPVKGVSNIVMEDLSKNAEENGDQDDASAEENTATPMMKAPLSTCVVESDVFDIPENYVHTQAGSQQRVRYSDDELLQMAILRSQVEGGSQDSGDYMVHGNNFLTEEEMLERAIQESIFAQTANGNIPNQVQGNPSTEESTSVQNRQLPPLPSPVGLVGPSTDEDLRLALAMSQDQLKQEEQLRKQEEEELQKILELSLSEK
- the LOC139980460 gene encoding ankyrin repeat domain-containing protein 13D-like isoform X3 — translated: MGKFMEEFPLHWHVWHNEVTELRKELARLEHDLNEIGPRGRTPLHLAVTLGHLESVKVLLQFNADVNIENKKGWNVVQEAISTGDPELVQLILQHRDFQRAASRIGGIPELLEKLRQAPDFYVEMKWEFTSWVPLMSRLCPHDTYKVYKSGPNVRIDTTLIGFDNMNWIRGNRSYIFRNHEDNKFQFIEIDHDAEMAFSEVLEVQPYHDLARMTPSEDAIAARLTSPITTTYIDTDKIEFSRSKAGIWGWRHDKVEVINDYECKVFSASNVQLVTKTRTEHLTKEDKERNKADGAPFASPLQSLLGAAEQHEEKPEEPVVNEEATFTNPTAIKPEEYFNKHIVLENRDVGRPKEVSSKIQKFRATLWLSENHPLSMQEQVLPIIDLMAISNAHFAKLRDFIMLQLPAGFPIKIEIPLFHILNACVTFGNLNTCDTPVKGVSNIVMEDLSKNAEENGDQDDASAEENTATPMMKAPLSTCVVESDVFDIPENYVHTQAGSQQRVRYSDDELLQMAILRSQVEGGSQDSGDYMVHGNNFLTEEEMLERAIQESIFAQTANGNIPNQVQGNPSTEESTSVQNRQLPPLPSPVGLVGPSTDEDLRLALAMSQDQLKQEEQLRKQEEEELQKILELSLSEK
- the LOC139980460 gene encoding ankyrin repeat domain-containing protein 13D-like isoform X1; this encodes MGKFMEEFPLHWHVWHNEVTELRKELARLEHDLNEIGPRGRTPLHLAVTLGHLESVKVLLQFNADVNIENKKGWNVVQEAISTGDPELVQLILQHRDFQRAASRIGGIPELLEKLRQAPDFYVEMKWEFTSWVPLMSRLCPHDTYKVYKSGPNVRIDTTLIGFDNMNWIRGNRSYIFRNHEDNKFQFIEIDHDAEMAFSEVLEVQPYHDLARMTPSEDAIAARLTSPITTTYIDTDKIEFSRSKAGIWGWRHDKVEVINDYECKVFSASNVQLVTKTRTEHLTKEDKERNKADGAPFASPLQSLLGAAEQHEEKPEEQPVVNEEATFTNPTAIKPEEYFNKHIVLENRDVGRPKEVSSKIQKFRATLWLSENHPLSMQEQVLPIIDLMAISNAHFAKLRDFIMLQLPAGFPIKIEIPLFHILNACVTFGNLNTCDTPVKGVSNIVMEDLSKNAEENGDQDDASAEENTATPMMKAPLSTCVVESDVFDIPENYVHTQAGSQQRVRYSDDELLQMAILRSQVEGGSQDSGDYMVHGNNFLTEEEMLERAIQESIFAQTANGNIPNQVQGNPSTEESTSVQNRQLPPLPSPVGLVGPSTDEDLRLALAMSQDQLKQEEQLRKQEEEELQKILELSLSEK